A segment of the Desulfitobacterium dehalogenans ATCC 51507 genome:
TGCGTTCATATTAGCTTGAATCTTAAAGACAAACCCTACAAATTGCGGACTTGCCGGTTCTAAAGTACCCATGTTGGATTGTCGCGGTGCCGGAGCCGGTGCTAGCTCTAAGAAACTATCCAGGAAGTTGGGCACCCCAAAATTATTCAAAGCACTTCCAAAAAACACGGGAGTTACTTCCCCCCGATCCACTCGTTCCTTATCAAAGACATTCCCGGCCATATCCAAAAGCTCAATCTCCTCTTGGAAGCGATTGAGTAAGTCTTCCCCAATCCATTCCCTGATCTCGGGATCATCAACATGACCTGTCCGGCGTGTATCGTCATTGCCTTTACGCAGTCCGTCGGTAAAGCACTCCACATTACCCGTTTCCCGGTCATAGATTCCTTTAAAATCAGCTCCGTCGCCTATAGGCCAATTCATAGCATAAGCTTCAATGCCTAAGACTTTCTCTACTTCATCCATAAGATCGATAGGGTGCTTTCCTTCCCGATCCATCTTGTTAACAAAGGTAAAGATGGGAATTCCCCGACGTTTACAGACTTCGAAGAGTTTAATGGTCTGTACTTCCACACCTTTTGCCGCATCGATCAACATCACGGCACTATCCGCGGCTGTCAGGGTGCGATAGGTATCTTCACTGAAATCTTGGTGACCTGGGGTATCCAGAATATTGATGACAAATCCTTGATAATTAAACTGCATGGCACTGGAAGTGATGGAAATTCCCCTTTGCCGTTCTAATTCCATCCAGTCCGAAGTAGCATACCGTTGGGTCTTTCTTGCCTTGACATTCCCCGCCAAATGGATAGCTCCCCCAAAAAGCAGCAGTTTTTCAGTTAAAGTGGTCTTCCCCGCATCAGGGTGTGAGATAATAGCAAATGTTTTTCGAGAACTGATGTGTTCTTCAAGGGATATGCTCACAAAGTTTACTCCTTACTCTATAAATTAAGATCAATAGGATCTTTTCGTAATAGGATTGACCGCTCCATAACGATGAACAGCATTTTATTATAACATAATAAATTCTACGAAAAAAGGAATCAGAATGACTCCAATGGACAGGATTTCTGCTTTTTATCCTTGTTAACTTTGCAGGAATCACCATCAGCATGTGGAAATAGTATAGGTAAAGGAGGGGACTTGCTATGACGCTCTTTGAAGTTCTGTACAATACCCTTAAAAAGGACTGTTGGAAATTTGACTTCGACCAAAAAAACGAGCTGTTCCGTTTAGAAATTCGCGGTATTAACTGTGATTTTGTCTCTTTCATTATTGTTGATGAAGAGCAGGAGTCGCTGCTTTGCAATACACATATCAAGCAAAAGATACCTTTTGCCAAGCGCGTAGAAGTCTGCAACTTCATGAATCGGATTAATCATGAACTTGCCATTGGTAATTTTGAAATGGATATGGATGATGGGGAAATTCGTTTCCGGACCTACCTGGATTCTGCCAATTCAGAGCCTTCCCAGGAACAGCTCATTAATCTTATCTGGAATGGTGCACAAACCTTTGATACTTATTATCCTGGATTAATCAAAATCATATCCGAAGACTATCCGGCTGAGGAAGCGGTTCGAATCTGTTCCCAAGATGATGACTAAGTATTTTTTCCTTTTATTAGAATTAATAGTTGATTGATGATGATTAAACCAACAATTACCTGTTTATTTTCTCCTGCTGATTCAGATAATAAGATCGTCTCACTAACTAATACAAATTACTTAAGGAGGGACCCTACATGGCAGGAGAAAGAAACACTAACCAACCAGCAACACAAGGTGCATCACAATCATTGGATCAATTCAAGTATGAAATCGCAAATGAACTCGGCGTTCAATTGGGCGGCGACCGCACCAGCCGTGAAAACGGTTCTGTCGGTGGAATGATGACCAAACGCATGATTCAATTTGCAGAAGAAAACCTCAAAAGAGGAACCCGCATCTAACTGTACATTAACCTTATGAGAGGTATCCGCAAGGATACCTCTTACTATTTGGATAAAGAAAACCCGACTTCGCCGAGCTTTAAACGCATGCTCGCAAATGAGGCGAAGTCGCTGGTTGCCCTTATGCTTAGTAAGTATAGTGCGCAAGTTTATACTTTCTGATAGTGCAAATAAAGAGCGGTTTTCCCGCTCCTTATTTCTAGTATTTTATCGTTCCGTCTGTCTCCTTAAGAAACTTCTTCTTAGAATCTAAATGTTTTCGCACGTCTTTTAATTGATGGGGTGAGAGCTCCTCAGCATTCTCGGCAAGAAACTGTTCATTTTCTTGGATATTTTTTAGGGTCAACTCTATTTTCTTTAACTCTTCCTTCTGCTGCTTATTGCCGTCTTTTCTAGGCATCTTCTTATCACCTCAAACTTATTTTTCCCCTAATTCGTCAAAAAACTTTAGTAATATCTCCCAATTTGATATAATAACAAGGTACATAAGAACGGATTATGTCTTAGAAAGGAGATTTTATTGTGAAAGTTAAGGCGATCAGTTCTTCCGCCCCGCGACTCCTTGAGCATGAATTGAATCAATGGTTGGAGGATAATCGCTGGGTCAACATTGTAAATATTACTCAAAGTTCAGGTCCAACCCATCTCATCTGCCTTTGGTATGAAGAACCCAATGTTCCCGTGCTGGGTTAGCAATGGATAAATCCAAATAATTCATGCCATAATAAAAAAAACAAGCATCGAATGAAGGGACTGTAGCTTCATGAAAATCTCGCTCTTTATTACCTGTCTTGGAGACACCATGTTTCCGGATCTTGGTGAAACCATGTCCAAAATTTTTACCCGGTTGGGGCATACCGTAGACTTTCCTGAAGGACAATTTTGCTGCGGCCAGATCTCTTTTAATTCCGGTTATATGGAGGATACCCGCACAGTAGCTCGGGCGACCATTGACGCTTTCGAAAACAGTGAAGTGGTGGTAGCGCCCAGTGGTTCTTGTATTGGAATGATCCATCATAATTATCCCACCTTATTTAAGGATGACCCAGTGTATGCAAAGAAAGCCAAAGACCTGATCGACAAGAGCTATGAGTTCACACAATTCGTAGTCAATGTCCTTAAAACCCCGGATCTCGGCGCCCGTTATAAGGCCAAAGTCACATATCATCCTTCCTGCCATGCCACTCGTCTCTTAGGGCTTCGGGATGAACCTATGGCTATACTGCAAAACATCCAAGGCTTAGAGATTCTCCCCCTACCGGAAGCCCATCTGTGCTGCGGGTTTGGAGGTACTTTCTCCATTAAGATGCCCAAAATATCCGAAGCCATGGTTGCTGAAAAAGCTGAGCATGTTTTGGCCTCCGGCGCTGATATTCTGACCGGCCTGGATATGGGCTGTCTTATGAATATATCCGGCTATATGGAGAAACATGGCCGCTCCATTCCGGCCATGCATGTCATTCAATTGCTCGGAAAGGGGATGTAACTATGTCACTGGATAATCATTATGATGTCGACGCTGCTTTAGATAAAGCTCTCAAAGATGATTTTTTACGTAAGGCAACCCGCCGGGCTACAGATAGGCTGAGAAACAATAAACTCGCCATTACGGAAGAACTGGGTAACTGGGAAGAATGGCGCCATGTAGGAGAAAGAATCCGTAATCACGTGGTCGAAAACCTGGATTATTACCTTAATATGCTCATTGAAAATGTGGAAAAGAACGGAGGTCACGTTCATCTTGCCAAAACACCGGAAGATGGGGTAAGAATCGTTCAGGAGATTTTCAAAAAACATGGATTTAAATCCGTGATCAAATCCAAATCCATGATTACAGAAGAGATTCACCTCAACCCTGTCCTGGAGAAAGACGGTATTGAGGTAGTTGAGACCGATTTGGCCGAATATATCATCCAGATTGCCAATGAGCCGCCCTCTCACATCATTGTCCCGGCCATGCATAAGAACCGCGACCAAATTGCCAAACTCTTCGAACCCATAGCCGGACACCCGCTAGACTCAGATACTCCAACCTTGACCAAATTCGCCCGGGAACAGCTGCGGGAAAAATTCCTTACGAGTAAAATCGGAATAACCGGCTGTAACTTTGCCGTAGCGGATACAGGAACCATTACTATGGTTACCAATGAGGGTAATGGCCGAATGACCAGCACTTTGCCCGAGGTACAAATCACGATGATGGGGATGGAGCGGATTGTTCCTTCATTCAAGGAACTCAGTGTCCTTCTCAATCTGCTGGCCCGCAGCGCCACAGGACAACGCCTCTCGGTCTACACCACGATGATTACACCACCCAAGCGGGAAGAGGATCTTGACGGACCTAAAGAATGGCATTTGGTCATTCTCGATCACAATCGCTCGGAAATCCTTGGGGATGTGGATTTCCGCTCATCCCTTCGTTGTATCCGCTGCGGAGCCTGCTTCAATGTCTGCCCCGTTTATCGCCAAGTCGGCGGACATGCCTATGGTTCCGTTTACTCAGGTCCGATCGGAGTCGTCATTACTCCACTATTGGAACAGGATTATGAGAAATGGGGACATCTCCCTTACTACTCCTCCCTCTGTGCGGCCTGCTCCGAAGCTTGCCCGGTACGGATTCCCCTCCATGATTTGATCGTCAAGCATCGGGACCGCAAGGTCCTCAAGGGGCTCACTTCCGGTGTGGAAAAGAAACTCTTCAAATACTATGGCCACTACTTCTCCCATCCCAAAACTCTCAGCAAGTTTGTCCGCTTAGGATCGAAATTCCAGTTTATCCTCATGCGCAACGGCAAAATTACCTCAGGACCACCCCCGATTAATAACTGGACCAACAGCAAGACTCTGCCCCCTATAGCCAAGCAAATGTTCCGGGATAAATGGCCGGAGTTGGAGAAAGATCTAAAAAACATGCAGCGGGGTGATAAAGAATGAGTGATCGTCAAGCATTTATCGCAAACATCGCTAAAAAACTTGGGCGTCCCACTCCCACCTCTGTGGAACCTATTAAACTCAACTTTCCCCTCTATCGTCTAGATTCCCAGGAGGAACGGATCGATAAATTTATGAAAATGTACGAAGCCATGGGAGGCAAAGCAGCCACAGCCTCCACCCATGAAGAAGCCGCCCGGGCTTTGAAGGAATGGTTCGGCGAAAAACCTCAATGGCTCAGCCCTAACTCCATTGTCACTTGGAATGAGCTCCCGACTATGGCCCGTGCCAGTTTAGAAGAGCTGGATTGGCCGGCCCATTCCTATGCCGATCTTCCTGCCGATGAACGCAATGCCATCATGGATAAGACTGAATTGGGCATCACCGGAGCAGACTTCGGCATAGCTCAATCCGGGTCTCTCGTTTTAAAAAGCGGCTCCAAACGGGGACGCGGGGTCAGCCTGGTACCCATTCGCCATCTGACCTTTATCCCGGCATCTTTCCTCAGGGACAGTCTCGACCAAGTCCTTGAGGAACTCATGGGAACAGACATTCCGGCAGCTATCGAAATCATCTCTGGACCAAGCCGTACTTCAGACATTGAGATGGATCTTTCCATCGGTGTCCATGGCCCTGTAGAGGTTTATTGTATCGTTATGGCGGAATAATATCTCAGCACATAAGGCGGGAACTCAACATAACCCTTGAGTTCCCGCTTTTTTTACTACCTAGGCATCTATAGATTGGTTTCTATACTTTGAGCTTTAAA
Coding sequences within it:
- a CDS encoding peptide chain release factor 3, with translation MSISLEEHISSRKTFAIISHPDAGKTTLTEKLLLFGGAIHLAGNVKARKTQRYATSDWMELERQRGISITSSAMQFNYQGFVINILDTPGHQDFSEDTYRTLTAADSAVMLIDAAKGVEVQTIKLFEVCKRRGIPIFTFVNKMDREGKHPIDLMDEVEKVLGIEAYAMNWPIGDGADFKGIYDRETGNVECFTDGLRKGNDDTRRTGHVDDPEIREWIGEDLLNRFQEEIELLDMAGNVFDKERVDRGEVTPVFFGSALNNFGVPNFLDSFLELAPAPAPRQSNMGTLEPASPQFVGFVFKIQANMNAMHRDRIAFIRICSGRYERGMNVIHNRTHRKMRLAQPQQLFAQERTILDEAYAGDIIGVHDSGVLRIGDVLAEKDGIEFEAMPFFSPENFARVSIANALKRKQFIKGIQELQEEGAIHVFRDLNIGVEAPVVGVVGQLQFEVLEYRLRDEYGVEVQINSLPYEIVQWIPKDEEKIRILKESSMSMVVLDQDENYAVLLLDKWKANWLSERYGIDFYPQPIRE
- a CDS encoding YbjN domain-containing protein, with the translated sequence MTLFEVLYNTLKKDCWKFDFDQKNELFRLEIRGINCDFVSFIIVDEEQESLLCNTHIKQKIPFAKRVEVCNFMNRINHELAIGNFEMDMDDGEIRFRTYLDSANSEPSQEQLINLIWNGAQTFDTYYPGLIKIISEDYPAEEAVRICSQDDD
- a CDS encoding alpha/beta-type small acid-soluble spore protein, whose product is MAGERNTNQPATQGASQSLDQFKYEIANELGVQLGGDRTSRENGSVGGMMTKRMIQFAEENLKRGTRI
- a CDS encoding (Fe-S)-binding protein, with protein sequence MKISLFITCLGDTMFPDLGETMSKIFTRLGHTVDFPEGQFCCGQISFNSGYMEDTRTVARATIDAFENSEVVVAPSGSCIGMIHHNYPTLFKDDPVYAKKAKDLIDKSYEFTQFVVNVLKTPDLGARYKAKVTYHPSCHATRLLGLRDEPMAILQNIQGLEILPLPEAHLCCGFGGTFSIKMPKISEAMVAEKAEHVLASGADILTGLDMGCLMNISGYMEKHGRSIPAMHVIQLLGKGM
- a CDS encoding LutB/LldF family L-lactate oxidation iron-sulfur protein, which produces MSLDNHYDVDAALDKALKDDFLRKATRRATDRLRNNKLAITEELGNWEEWRHVGERIRNHVVENLDYYLNMLIENVEKNGGHVHLAKTPEDGVRIVQEIFKKHGFKSVIKSKSMITEEIHLNPVLEKDGIEVVETDLAEYIIQIANEPPSHIIVPAMHKNRDQIAKLFEPIAGHPLDSDTPTLTKFAREQLREKFLTSKIGITGCNFAVADTGTITMVTNEGNGRMTSTLPEVQITMMGMERIVPSFKELSVLLNLLARSATGQRLSVYTTMITPPKREEDLDGPKEWHLVILDHNRSEILGDVDFRSSLRCIRCGACFNVCPVYRQVGGHAYGSVYSGPIGVVITPLLEQDYEKWGHLPYYSSLCAACSEACPVRIPLHDLIVKHRDRKVLKGLTSGVEKKLFKYYGHYFSHPKTLSKFVRLGSKFQFILMRNGKITSGPPPINNWTNSKTLPPIAKQMFRDKWPELEKDLKNMQRGDKE
- a CDS encoding LutC/YkgG family protein, yielding MSDRQAFIANIAKKLGRPTPTSVEPIKLNFPLYRLDSQEERIDKFMKMYEAMGGKAATASTHEEAARALKEWFGEKPQWLSPNSIVTWNELPTMARASLEELDWPAHSYADLPADERNAIMDKTELGITGADFGIAQSGSLVLKSGSKRGRGVSLVPIRHLTFIPASFLRDSLDQVLEELMGTDIPAAIEIISGPSRTSDIEMDLSIGVHGPVEVYCIVMAE